In Nitrospira sp., one genomic interval encodes:
- a CDS encoding aspartate kinase — protein MALIVQKYGGTSVGTIERIHRVAERVERAHKDGHGVVVVLSAMSGETDRLIKLAHEVTGTPDEREMDMLLSTGERVTIALLAMDLRGRGVNARSFTGRQVGIHTDSAHTKARISRVTADRIRNALAEGIVPVVAGFQGINASSDVTTLGRGGSDLTAVALAAALKADRCIIYTDVDGVYTADPNIVPAARRLEKISYEEMLEMASLGAKVLQSRSVEFAAKYAVPVEVNSSFKEGKGTLVTREDADMEGVMVSGVTGDRNQAKITIVGVPDRPGIAARVFGAVAAANIVVDMIIQNVSQASMTDISFTVPKPDLRKAVDLVQQLAQEVGARSVAVTEAIAKVSLIGVGMRSHSGVAAKMFEVLSREGVNIMMISTSEIKISCVIEEKYLELAMRTLHTAFGLDRVSAPALG, from the coding sequence GTGGCATTGATCGTTCAGAAATACGGCGGGACCTCCGTCGGAACTATCGAACGGATTCACCGGGTGGCCGAGCGGGTTGAGCGGGCCCACAAAGACGGCCATGGTGTGGTAGTTGTGCTGTCGGCGATGAGCGGTGAGACGGATCGGCTCATCAAGCTGGCCCATGAGGTCACCGGCACGCCCGACGAGCGTGAAATGGACATGCTGCTCTCGACAGGGGAGCGGGTGACCATTGCGCTGTTGGCCATGGACTTGCGTGGGCGCGGAGTGAACGCCCGCTCCTTTACCGGTCGGCAGGTCGGCATCCATACCGACAGCGCCCATACCAAAGCCAGAATTTCCCGCGTGACCGCCGATCGTATTCGGAATGCGTTGGCGGAAGGTATTGTGCCTGTCGTGGCCGGGTTCCAGGGCATTAATGCCAGTTCGGATGTGACCACCCTGGGGCGCGGCGGGTCGGATTTGACTGCGGTCGCCCTTGCGGCGGCATTGAAGGCCGATCGATGCATCATTTACACGGATGTGGACGGCGTCTACACGGCCGATCCGAATATCGTGCCTGCCGCGCGGCGCCTCGAGAAGATTTCTTATGAAGAGATGCTCGAGATGGCGAGCCTCGGGGCCAAAGTATTACAGAGCCGATCGGTGGAGTTTGCGGCCAAGTATGCGGTGCCGGTCGAGGTCAATTCGAGTTTCAAGGAAGGAAAGGGAACGCTCGTGACACGTGAAGATGCCGATATGGAAGGGGTCATGGTATCCGGGGTCACGGGCGACCGTAATCAGGCCAAGATTACGATTGTCGGCGTGCCGGATCGTCCGGGCATCGCCGCGCGGGTGTTCGGCGCGGTGGCCGCAGCCAACATCGTGGTCGACATGATCATCCAGAACGTGAGTCAGGCCTCCATGACGGACATCTCGTTCACGGTCCCCAAGCCGGACTTGCGCAAGGCCGTCGACCTCGTACAGCAGTTGGCGCAGGAAGTTGGTGCTCGGTCGGTGGCGGTCACGGAAGCCATCGCCAAAGTTTCATTGATCGGCGTGGGGATGCGCTCTCACTCCGGCGTGGCGGCAAAAATGTTCGAGGTGTTGTCCCGCGAAGGCGTCAACATCATGATGATCAGTACGTCGGAGATCAAAATCTCCTGCGTGATCGAGGAAAAATATCTGGAGTTGGCGATGCGGACGCTCCATACGGCATTCGGGCTTGATCGGGTGTCGGCTCCTGCGTTGGGCTAG
- a CDS encoding threonine synthase: MIRWRGIIEEYRKFLPVTVHTPVVTLGEGNTPLIRAARLAKKIAPGIDLYLKYEGMNPTGSFKDRGMTLAISKALEGGARAVICASTGNTSASAAAYGARAGLAVYVLIPAGKIALGKLSQAMMHQATVIQVEGNFDQALTIVKELSATYPVELVNSLNPFRIEGQKTAAMEICDDLGDAPTLHVLPVGNAGNITAYWSGYKEYRAANQTTRVPQMMGFQAAGAAPIVLGHVVEAPQTVATAIRIGNPASWQSALTAVRESSGAIDMVTDEEILHAYALVASEEGVFCEPASATSVAGVIKMSQAGLLKEGVTVVCTLTGHGLKDADTAISISRQPKTVKATRDDVARLLDV; encoded by the coding sequence ATGATTCGCTGGCGCGGCATCATCGAAGAGTACCGGAAGTTCCTTCCGGTCACCGTTCACACTCCCGTCGTGACCTTGGGCGAGGGCAATACGCCGTTGATCCGGGCCGCACGACTGGCGAAGAAAATCGCCCCCGGTATCGATCTCTATCTCAAGTACGAGGGGATGAACCCCACCGGGTCTTTCAAGGATCGCGGCATGACCCTGGCGATCTCGAAGGCCTTGGAGGGCGGTGCTCGAGCGGTGATTTGTGCCTCGACGGGGAACACGTCGGCCTCGGCGGCGGCCTATGGGGCGCGCGCCGGACTCGCAGTGTACGTCTTGATTCCTGCCGGGAAGATCGCCTTGGGTAAATTGTCGCAGGCGATGATGCACCAGGCGACGGTCATCCAGGTGGAAGGGAATTTCGATCAAGCGTTGACCATCGTCAAGGAGTTGTCGGCCACCTATCCGGTGGAACTGGTCAATTCGTTGAACCCGTTCCGCATCGAAGGGCAAAAAACGGCGGCCATGGAGATCTGTGACGATCTGGGCGATGCGCCGACCCTGCATGTACTTCCTGTGGGCAATGCGGGTAATATTACCGCCTACTGGAGCGGTTATAAGGAATATCGCGCTGCGAATCAGACGACGCGTGTCCCGCAGATGATGGGGTTCCAGGCTGCGGGAGCGGCCCCGATCGTGTTGGGGCACGTGGTGGAGGCTCCGCAGACTGTCGCCACCGCCATCCGTATCGGCAATCCGGCCAGCTGGCAATCGGCGTTGACAGCCGTGCGGGAGTCCTCGGGGGCCATCGATATGGTGACCGACGAAGAGATTCTCCACGCCTATGCGCTGGTGGCAAGCGAAGAAGGAGTGTTTTGCGAGCCGGCGTCCGCAACGTCGGTGGCCGGTGTCATCAAGATGAGCCAGGCCGGCTTGTTGAAAGAAGGTGTCACAGTCGTCTGCACGTTGACAGGCCATGGTCTAAAAGATGCCGATACGGCGATCAGCATTTCGCGTCAGCCTAAAACGGTAAAAGCCACCCGCGATGATGTGGCCCGCCTCCTTGATGTGTGA